The following coding sequences lie in one Lolium perenne isolate Kyuss_39 chromosome 2, Kyuss_2.0, whole genome shotgun sequence genomic window:
- the LOC127335795 gene encoding glutamate dehydrogenase 2, mitochondrial, with amino-acid sequence MNALAATSRNFRQAARLLGLDSKLEKSLLIPFREIKVECTIPKDDGTLASFVGFRVQHDNARGPMKGGIRYHPEVDPDEVNALAQLMTWKTAVAAVPYGGAKGGIGCSPDELSRSELERLTRVFTQKIHDLIGTHTDIPAPDMGTNAQTMAWIFDEYSKFHGHSPAVVTGKPIDLGGSLGRDAATGRGVMYATEALLAEYGKSISGSTFVIQGFGNVGSWAAQLIHEKGGKVIALGDVTGSIRNMAGVDIPALMKHRNEGGHMKDFHGAEVIDSAELLVHECDVLIPCALGGVLSRENAPDVKAKFIIEAANHPTDPEADEILTKKGVIVLPDIYANSGGVIVSYFEWVQNIQGFMWDEEKVNMELHKYMNSAFQHLKAMCKTHDCNLRMGAFTLGVNRVARATLLRGWEA; translated from the exons ATGAACGCGCTCGCCGCGACCAGCCGCAACTTCCGGCAGGCCGCTAGGCTGCTTGGCCTCGACTCCAAGCTCGAGAAGAGCCTGCTCATCCCCTTCCGCGAGATCAAG GTGGAATGCACCATCCCCAAGGACGACGGCACGCTCGCCTCCTTCGTCGGATTCCGCGTGCAGCATGACAACGCCCGCGGGCCCATGAAAGGTGGCATCCGCTACCACCCGGAG GTTGATCCAGATGAAGTTAATGCGCTTGCCCAGCTGATGACATGGAAGACTGCCGTTGCGGCGGTACCATATGGTGGAGCAAAGGGAGGAATCGGGTGCTCTCCTGATGAACTGAGTAGGAGCGAGTTGGAGCGTTTGACGCGTGTATTTACCCAGAAAATTCATGATCTTATTGGAACTCATACCGATATTCCGGCTCCAGACATGGGAACTAACGCACAG ACTATGGCATGGATCTTTGATGAATACTCGAAATTCCATGGTCACTCCCCAGCTGTTGTCACTGGGAAGCCCATA GATCTTGGTGGGTCATTAGGTAGGGATGCTGCTACTGGACGGGGTGTAATGTATGCTACTGAGGCTCTCCTGGCTGAATACGGGAAGTCCATTTCAGGATCAACCTTTGTTATTCAG GGATTCGGTAATGTTGGTTCATGGGCTGCGCAACTCATCCATGAGAAAGGCGGTAAGGTAATTGCACTTGGAGATGTAACAGGCTCAATCAGGAACATGGCAGGGGTAGACATACCTGCTCTGATGAAGCACAGAAATGAGGGTGGTCACATGAAAGACTTTCATGGTGCGGAAGTCATAGATTCCGCAGAGTTGCTAGTGCATGAATGTGATGTTCTCATCCCATGCGCTTTAGGTGGAGTCCTTAGCAG GGAAAATGCACCtgatgtaaaggccaaatttataattGAAGCTGCTAATCATCCGACTGATCCAGAAGCTGATGAG ATTCTTACCAAAAAGGGAGTGATTGTCTTACCAGATATCTATGCTAATTCCGGTGGTGTGATTGTTAGCTATTTTGAGTGGGTTCAG AACATTCAAGGGTTCATGTGGGATGAAGAGAAGGTGAACATGGAGCTCCACAAGTACATGAACAGCGCTTTTCAGCACCTCAAGGCAATGTGCAAAACACACGATTGCAACCTTAGGATGGGAGCATTCACCTTGGGTGTCAACCGGGTTGCG